One stretch of Anolis carolinensis isolate JA03-04 chromosome 3, rAnoCar3.1.pri, whole genome shotgun sequence DNA includes these proteins:
- the LOC103280065 gene encoding zinc finger MYM-type protein 1-like, which translates to MSSKKKPSGAFHRKRRLQHSQEDKSQAKALKRFFTTSPSCQTGKPETTKLTESDHADDGKIPISEPLPGPSTSQDLLTATSAIPLPPSCIGITGTDTEDVDEDSLRDAALPSTSRQAIESEQRRDPLLFLSNDCGEWPLKITDEARKIIVERGPQQVRGIKFPKDIHGRKFSPFHYSRKLCNGERVNRYWLQYSVSKNAVFCITCKIFGNDTSSLAGSQGFSNWRNLSRLLSGHEKSRPHMENRSSWRELSQRLHLNKTIDAEHERLINAEIKHWDQILKRLLCATRFLGVQGLPFRGTKDVLFEPNNGNFLKLIEHIAQFDDPMAEHVRRITSKETHVHYLSKNVQNEFISFLAGKVQNNILEQLHEATYYSIILDCTPDISNTEQMTLVVRFVTCKANEDILIKEHFLGFVPVASPSGEGMTEILLHELEARRIPLKNMRGQGYDNGSAMKGKHVGVQRRILDLNPRAFYVPCGNHSLNLVINDAAMSCKIAADCFATVQDLYNLFSGSPVRWGTLLKHVSTLTLKPLSSTRWESRIEALLPLRFHIEEVYDAVYEASHDQKFDGLCRSRAGALLKRLQSFTFLCSIVTWHEILHKINIVSKQLQKVSIDLQNSMALIKSVKSFLERMRSEEGLNSIITDAKELAEKIDATADFENEQEARPRKVSRQFSYECKDEAVHSGKESFKVNFFFVVLDTAISSLKERFQLMDNHSGSFKFLYDISSLGKCWNEKELKYACQRLETVLTDGEDHDVNAGDLYTELQLLADMLPPGSLPADALSFINHGSEDVFPNVYTALRILLTLPISVASGERSFSKLKLIKNYLRSTLSQERLSGLSTLAIENSLLDDMDTDSLVHEFSKLKVRKIRF; encoded by the exons ATGTCAAGCAAGAAGAAGCCATCGGGAGCATTTCATCGTAAAAGGAGGTTGCAGCATAGCCAAGAAGACAAGAGTCAAGCTAAAGCATTAAAAAGGTTTTTCACGACTTCACCATCATGCCAGACAGGAAAGCCAGAGACAACTAAATTGACTGAATCAGATCATGCTGATGACGGAAAGATACCAATCTCTGAGCCTCTACCAGGACCATCAACCAGTCAAGACCTTCTCACTGCAACTTCAGCAATACCATTACCACCTTCCTGTATTGGCATTACTGGGACTGACACTGAAGATGTGGATGAGGATTCATTAAGAGATGCAGCCCTGCCATCTACTAGTCGGCAAGCTATTGAATCG gaacaaagaagagaccctttgttatttctttccaaTGATTGTGGAGAGTGGCCACTCAAAATAACTGATGAGGCACGGAAAATAATTGTTGAGCGAGGACCACAGCAAGTCAGAGGCATAAAGTTTCCTAAGGACATTCATGGCAGAAAATTTTCCCCATTTCATTATTCAAGGAAGTTGTGTAATGGAGAGCGTGTCAACAGATATTGGCTACAGTATTCTGTATCTAAAAATGCAGTGTTTTGTATTACTTGCAAAATTTTTGGAAACGACACATCCAGTCTTGCAGGTAGCCAAGGGTTTTCTAACTGGCGGAACTTGAGCAGGCTTTTGAGCGGTCACGAGAAATCCCGTCCTCATATGGAAAACCGTTCATCTTGGCGTGAGCTCTCGCAACGTTTGCATTTAAACAAAACTATTGATGCAGAGCATGAAAGACTTATTAATGCTGAAATTAAACATTGGGATCAAATTCTGAAACGCTTGCTATGTGCTACACGGTTTTTGGGGGTTCAAGGATTGCCATTTAGAGGGACAAAAGATGTTCTATTTGAACCTAATaatggcaactttttaaaattgatagAACATATAGCACAGTTTGATGATCCGATGGCTGAACATGTGAGAAGAATCACTTCCAAAGAAACACATGTCCACTATTTGAGTAAAAATGTCCAGAACGAGTTTATTTCTTTCTTGGCAGGCAAGGTCCAGAATAATATTTTGGAACAACTACATGAGGcaacatattattctattatattggaCTGCACACCAGATATTAGCAACACCGAACAAATGACGTTGGTGGTTAGATTTGTTACATGTAAAGCAAATGAAGATATCTTGATTAAGGAACATTTTTTAGGCTTTGTTCCTGTTGCCAGTCCTTCAGGTGAAGGTATGACAGAAATATTACTCCATGAGTTGGAAGCACGACGTATTCCATTAAAAAACATGAGAGGCCAGGGATATGATAATGGTTCTGCAATGaagggaaaacatgttggagTCCAGAGGAGGATCCTTGATTTAAATCCTAGAGCCTTTTATGTACCATGTGGAAACCACTCCCTGAACTTGGTCATAAATGATGCAGCTATGTCTTGCAAGATTGCAGCAGACTGTTTCGCCACCGTACAAGACCTCTATAACCTTTTTTCAGGTTCCCCAGTAAGATGGGGTACTTTGTTGAAGCATGTTTCAACTCTCACACTCAAACCACTTAGCAGTACTAGGTGGGAAAGTAGAATCGAAGCATTGTTGCCTTTGAGGTTCCATATTGAAGAAGTATATGATGCCGTATATGAAGCTTCTCATGATCAGAAATTTGATGGACTCTGTAGGAGCCGTGCTGGTGCTCTTCTTAAAAGACTGCAAAGCTTCACATTTCTGTGCAGCATAGTGACATGGCATGAGATCCTGCACAAGATAAATATTGTTAGTAAACAGTTGCAAAAAGTGTCAATCGATCTTCAAAATTCTATGGCTCTTATTAAGAGTGTGAAAAGTTTTCTAGAAAGGATGAGATCTGAAGAAGGTCTAAATAGCATCATTACAGATGCAAAGGAACTGGCAGAAAAAATCGATGCTACTGCCGACTTTGAAAACGAACAGGAAGCTCGACCGAGAAAAGTAAGCAGACAATTTTCGTATGAATGTAAAGATGAAGCTGTACATTCTGGCAAAGAGTCTTTTAAagtgaactttttttttgttgtgcTTGACACAGCAATATCCTCATTAAAGGAGAGATTTCAGCTAATGGACAACCATAGTGGAAGTTTCAAATTTCTGTATGACATTTCAAGCCTTGGGAAATGTTGGAATGAAAAAGAATTGAAGTACGCCTGTCAACGCCTTGAAACTGTTTTGACAGATGGAGAAGACCACGATGTGAATGCTGGTGATCTGTATACAGAGCTACAATTACTTGCAGATATGCTTCCCCCTGGAAGTCTCCCAGCTGATGCCTTGTCTTTTATAAATCATGGTTCGGAGGATGTTTTCCCAAATGTCTACACTGCATTGAGAATTCTGTTAACACTTCCAATATCCGTGGCCAGCGGTGAAAGGAGTTTTTCAAAATTGAAACTTATAAAAAATTACTTAAGATCTACTTTGAGTCAAGAGCGCTTGAGTGGACTATCAACCTTGGCCATTGAAAATAGCTTGTTGGATGACATGGACACAGATTCCCTAGTACATGAGTTTTCCAAATTGAAAGTCAGAAAAATCAGGTTTTAA